In the genome of Candidatus Cloacimonadota bacterium, the window CAGCTTTCTGAAACAGTGGTACAGTTTTAACCGCGACCTGCAAAACATCCTCACCGCCCTCAACGGACGACGCTTTGAAGTGGATTTCACCCGCTGGCTGGTTGGTTCCGATGAGCTGACAGAACATCTTTCCCAAAATAAATCCGCGGATTTTGGCTTGGGAAAAACTCACGAGCTGTTTGAAAAAATCTTCCGCGTCTGGGACCAAGACAATGTTGTCCAGCGCGAACGTGGCTACGATGTTCTCCGCTGGAACTGGGTTGAAGATTTTAACTTTTTCAACTATTTCAACATCGACCGCGTTTTGGGCTATTACGCGCAGTTGCGCATTCTGGAGCGCTGGCTGCTCCTCGAACCCGAGCAGGGCAAACAAACTTTCGACAGCGTGATGGACACCCTGGGCAAAAGCTTCAGCTTCCCAGAGGTTTTCAAGCTGAAATCAAAATTTAAAAAAATAGAAAACATAGAAGGTTAAACAATGACCAAAGGCACTGTTAAAGGTATCATCAGCAACATGGTCCAGGTCGAGGTGGACGGTCCCGTTTTCCAAAACGAGATTTGCTACATCGATTTAAAGGGCACCAAACTGATGGCCGAAGTGATTAAAGTGTCCGGAAACATCGCCTCCACCCAGGTGTTTGAAAGCACTCGTGGCCTGAGAGTTGGCGACCCTGTCGAGTTTACCCAGCGCATGCTGGAGGTAAAGCTCGGCCCCGGAATGCTTTCCAAAAACTACGACGGCCTCCAGGACGACCTCAACAAAATGAGAGGGCTCTACCTGGAGCGTGGCGACTACACCGACCCGCTGGATGAAGACAGCGTTTGGGAGTTTGAACCGCTTGTGAAAGCCGGAGATGAGCTTATCCCTGGCGATTGGCTTGGCAGCGTGCAGGAAAACTGGATTGACCATAAAATCATGGTTCCCTTCAGTTTGGAAGGAAAATTCAAGGTGAAAAGCGTGGCGGCAAAAGGTTCCTACAAAATCACAGACACCATCGCCACCGTCATCGACTCCGAAGGCCAGGAATTGGCATTGAACATGATTCAATATTGGCCGGTAAAACTGCCCATCCGCTCCTACAAAGCCAAACCGCGTCCCTTCAAAATGATGGAAACCGGCATCCGCACCATCGACACTCTCAACCCCATCGCTGAAGGCGGCACAGGTTTCACTCCCGGACCTTTTGGAACGGGAAAAACAGTGCTCCAGCACAATATTTCTCAAAACGCAGAGGCAGACCTCATCATTGTTGCTGCCTGCGGCGAACGCGCCAACGAGGTGGTGGAGCTTTTCACGGAATTTCCCGAATTGGATGACCCCCGCACCGGGCGCAAACTGATGGAACGCACCATCATTGTTTGTAACACCTCAAACATGCCCGTGGCAGCGCGTGAAGCTTCGGTTTACACCGCCATGTCCATCGCGGAATATTATCGCGGCATGGGGCTCAAAGTTTTGCTTTTGGCAGACTCCACTTCCCGCTGGGCTCAGGCTCTGCGTGAAATGAGCAACAGGATGGAAGAGCTGCCCGGTCCGGACGCCTATCCCATGGACCTGCCCGCCATCATCTCAAACTTCTATTCCCGCGCGGGTTACGTGTATCTCAATAACGGCACCCCCGGCTCCATCACATTCATTGGGGCTGTTTCTCCCGCCGGTGGAAACCTCAAGGAACCCGTCACGGAATCCACAAAAAAAGCCGCCCGCTGTTTCTATTCTCTTTCTCAAGACAGAGCGGACAGCAAACGCTATCCCGCGGTTGACCCCATCGATTCCTATTCCAAATATCTGGAATATGATGAGGTTAGGGAATATCTTGATGAAAACATCGCCCCCGGCTGGGTGGACAGCGTCACCAAAGCCAAGGACATCCTCCTGCGTGGCAAGGAAGCCAAAGACCAGATTAACATTTTGGGCGACGACGGCGTTCCCCTGGATTACCACAGCCGTTTTTGGAAAAGCGAGCTTTTGGACCGCATCATTCTGGTTCAGGATGGCTTTGACGTCGTGGATAAATCCAGTCCCATGAAGCGCCAAGCCTATATGTTGAACTTCGTCTTGGACCTCTGCAACACCGAATTTTCCTTCGACAACTTCGAAGAACTGCAACCCTATTACAACCGGCTGATTAACGCCCTCACCCAGATGAACTATCAACCCTTTGAAAACGAAGAATTCAAAGCCTACGAAGACCAAATCAACAAAATAGTCGAGGAAAGGAGGGTAAACTGATGTCCACCATGGCATTTCAAAAGATTTATACCAAACTGACCCAGATTACCAAGGCCACTTGCGCCGTGAAAGCCACCAACGTGGGTTATGAAGAACTTGCCACCGTTGGAGGCAGGCTGGCACAGGTGGTGAAAATCATGGGCGACACCGTCACCCTGCAGATTTTCTCTGGCACCGAAGGCATCGGAACCGACGCCGAAGTGGTTTTCTTTGGACGGCCGCCCTCCCTGAGAGTGAGCGAACAGCTTGCTGGCAGGTTCTTTAACGCCTATGGCGAACCCATCGATGGCGGACCCCAGATTGAAGGCAAGGAAGTTGAAATTGGCGGACCCTCCGTGAACCCTGTCCGCCGCGAAGACCCTTCAGAACTCATCGCCACTGGCATCGCCGGCATCGACCTGAACAACACCCTCGTCACCGGCCAGAAAATCCCCTTCTTTGCCGACCCCGACCAGCCCTATAACCAGGTGATGGCAACCGTGGCGCTGCGTGCCAAAGCGGATAAAATCATCCTCGGCGGCATGGGACTTTCCAACGACGACTATCTATATTATAAGAACACCTTCGAAAACGCCGGTGTGATTGACAAAATTATTTCTTTTGTGAACACCACAGACGACCCGCCAGTGGAGCGTCTCCTGGTGCCGGACATGGCTCTCACCGCGGCAGAATATTTCGCCATCGAAAAAAACGAGGCGGTGCTGGTGCTGTTGACCGACCTAACCCTATATTGCGACGCGCTTTCCATCGTCAGCAACCGCATGGATGAAATTCCCTCGAAAGACTCCATGCCCGGCTCGCTCTATTCCGACCTTGCCAAAATCTATGAAAAAGCCGTGCAGTTCCCGGAAGGCGGTTCCATCACCATCATCGCTGTCACCACCATTTCCGGCGGCGACATCACCCACGCCATCCCAGACAACACAGGCTACATCACGGAAGGCCAGCTCTACCTGCGCCGCGACACCGATATCGGCAAAGTGATTATCGACCCCGCCCGCAGCCTTTCCCGCCTCAAAACCAAAGTGATGGGAAAACGCACCCGCGAAGACCATCCCCACGTGATGAGCGCTTCCGTCCGCCTCAACGCGGATGCCTCAAACGCCAGAACCAAGATGGAAAACGGCTTTGACCTTTCGGATTACGACCAGCGCGCCATCGATTTTGCCCGTGAATATGCCGAACAGATTCTTGCCATCGACGTAAACATCGATACCGACCAAATGCTGGACACCACCTGGGCTCTCTTCCATAAATATTTCACCCCCGAAGAAGTTGCCATCAGGGATGAACTTATGCAACTTTACTGGAAAGAGGCATGAGCTTTAAATTCCAATACAACAAGATTTCCCAATTGCAGATGGAAAAACAACTGCAAATCAGGGAAAAAGCCCTGCCCACGCTGAAGAACAAGGAATCGGCGCTGCGCATGGAAGTGAAACGCGCCCGGGACAAAGCTCGCGAGCTGGAAACCCGTTTGGATGAGGAAAGCCGCCAACTGGATGAGTTTATGAAGCTTTGGGCTGAATTCGACCCCAGCCTTCTCTCCATCCGCGACGTGACCATCCACACCCAAAAAATCGCGGGAGTGCAAGTCCCCGTTTTGGGCGAGATTGATTTTGAACTGCAGGAATATGACCTTTTCCAGGCGCCAACATGGTTTTTGGATGGCATGGAACTGGTTAAAGCCCTCGCCACGCTCAAAATCGAACGGGATTTCTTCCTGCGCAAAATGAATATCCTGGAGCAGGTTCGCAAAAAAACCACCCAAAAAGTGAACCTCTATGAAAAGGTGCAAATTCCCGCCTACGAAGAGGCAATCCTGAAAATCAAACGTTTTTTGGAAGACGAGGAAAACCTGTCCAAAGCGGCGCAGAAAATTCTGAAAGGCCGCGTGGAAGAGGAGGCTTTGGCATGATTGAAAAGATGCGTAAATACACCTTCGTGCTTCACCACGCCGATTATGAAGCCTTCCTGAAAGAACTGCAAAAACTGGGCGTGCTCCACCTCACCCGCAACACGGAAGACAAAACCCCCGCCCTGGCGGAAAAGCTGGACTTGATTGATGATTATGCCCAGGCTCTGCGTTTCATCGGAAAGCTGGAACCCGCTGAGGAAAAGATTGCCCCCGGTCTCAGTCCCGCAAACCTGCTTAACAAGATAAATTCCGCCCGTGACGAAAAGGAACTGCTCACCCGGCAGGAAGATACCTTGCTCAAACAAATCCGGGATTTGGAACCCTGGGGTCATTTCGACCGCGAAATGGTCGAAAAGGTCAGACGCGGCGGCATCCAGGTTGATTTCCACACCTGCCTCAAAAATCATTTCAAACCCGAATGGAAAGAAGAATTCGCCCTGCAGGTGTTGGCAGAAACCAATGGCATCATCTATTTTGTGGTTTTCCACACGGGTGAAAAGCCGGTTTTGGATGCCGATACCTTCAATTTCCCAGACCACGATATCCGGGAATTGGAAACCGAACTCAAGAACACCCGCAAAAAGATTGAAGACATCGATGCCTATTTTTCCGGCGTGGCTTCTGATGCCTCCCAGATATTTGAGGAAGAGATTTTGCGCCTCAGCCGCCAATGCGAATATGAGGACGCCACTCTGCAGGGAATCAGCGAAGCCGAAGACAACATCCGCGTTTTGGGTGGCTACATCCCCCTCAGGCTGGAACCAGACCTCAAAAGCTTCCTGGATTCCCATGGTGTGATTTACTTTGCCACCGATGCCAAGGTTGAGGACGACCCGCCCGTGAGCCTGAGAAACAACTGGTTCGCCCGCCAGTTCGAGCCCATCACCAAAATGTATATGTTACCATTTTACAATGAGTTCGACCTCACCCCCTTCTTCGCGCCCTTCTTCATGCTGTTCTTCGGTTTTTGCAACGCGGACATCGCCTATGGCATCATCTTTGTCCTGCTGGCGCTGTTCCTGCGCGCAAAAAGCAAAAACCCCGCCGTAAAGAGCATGATGTTCCTGGTGATGCTGTTTGGGATTTCCTCAATTATCATGGGTTGGGTTATGGGCTCGGTGCTGAGCTTCGACCTCACGGAAACCCCCTTGTCAAAATATATCCTGATTAAAAACAACGACCAGATTTTCAATATCGCCCTCCTTATAGGCGCCATCCAGATTCTTTTTGGCACCATCGTCAACGGAGTCAAACAGGCTTGCCAAAGCGGTTTTATGCACTTCGTGGCGCCTTTTGGCACATTTTTATTCCTGCTGGGGCTTACCATTTTGGGAGCCGGCTTGCTGGGCACAGACATTTCCGCCCTGGCGCCCTACACCAAATATCTCCTTTGGTCTGGCCTGGCATTGCTGATGCTCTTCAATTCTCCCGGCAAAAACCCCATCAAAAATGTGTTGAGCGGGCTTTGGCTGCTCTACAACGTCATCACTGGATTCTTTGGCGACATTTTGTCCTACATCCGCCTCTTTGCCCTGGGAGTTTCCAGTTCCATTCTGGGCTTTGTAATCAATTCCATCGGCCAGCAATTCCTGGGGATAAAAATCTTCGGACCCCTTATCTTCTTCATTTTTATGGTGTTTGGACACTCCCTGAATCTCGCCCTGGGCGCCCTCAGCGGTGTTGTGCATCCCTTGCGTCTCACTTTCGTGGAATTTTTCCAAAATGCCGGCTTCAACGGACCCGGCGTTGCCTACAAACCTTTTGGAAACACAAAAATAAAGACATAACCTGGAGGTTATATGCCGTACATTCTCTTACAAGCCGGAACTGACGCTGTCAAGGCCTTGGGCGGAGGCAGCCCGGCTTACATCCTGGCCTGGCTCGGGATTTTCCTGATGGTGGCCCTTTCCGGCGTGGGAAGCGCCTGGGGAACCGTGATTGGTGGCAGCGCCACGGTTGCGGCAATGAAAAAACGCGACGATATCTTTGCCAACAGCATGATTCTGTCCGCTCTGCCTGGAACGCAGGGCTTGTATGGATTCGGCGCCTTTTTCATCCTCAAAGACCACATCACACCCGAGATAACCATGCTCACGGCCGCAGCCATCTTCGGTGCCGGGCTCATTTCAGGCGTCACAAACCTGATTTCAGCCTATTTCCAAGCTCGTATCGTGGCAAACGGAATCGAAAGTATGGGTAATGGCAACAATGTCTTCACAAACACCCTCATCCTGGGCGTGTATCCTGAACTCTATGCCATTATTGCCTTTGCCGCTTGCTTCCTGATTAGTGGCATGCTGTAAAAAATCTATGAATTAACCAACGGGACGGGGAGCGCGTCTCCCTGTCCCCCACTTTTTCAAAGAGAGTTTAATATGACAAATCAACCCCACAATCAGCAAGGTTCCGGTTTTTCATATTCTCAAGGTCCGCCCCAGTGGGTCCCGGAGCCACACCGCGGCATGATGATTCTCATCTTTGGCATCGTCGGGCTTTTCAGTTGTGCCGTCTTTTCCATTCTGGCTTGGGTTTTCGGAAACCAAGACCTCAAAAAAATGGATGAAGGCCTCATGGACCCAGCCGGACGCGAAAACACCAAGGCTGGCAGAATCTTGGGCATTGTTGGCGTAATCATGAATGTTTTGGTTGTCCTGCCTTCCATCATCTATTTTGTTTTCGTTTTGGGAATGACTTTCGGAGGCCAGGTCCCGGATATTTACGATTTCTAAATCCTTCTCCTGATGCGCCTGCGCGTTGAAAAAAGCTCCGCCCGTTTTCCGGGTGGAAGCCTGCCAATTTTGCTCTACGCTGCCTTTTTGGCTGGCTATCTCTATCTCCATCTGCTTTTGGAAGGCTCTCTGCAGCTATGCTGCTTCAAGGCTCTCACCGGTTATAACTGCCCCAGTTGCGGCATTTCCCGCGCTTTTTTCACCCTCTTTTCCGGCCGTCCCCTCCAAGCTCTAAAATACAACCCCTTCATGCTGCTTTTTAGCCTCGGCGTTTTGTTCCAGTTTTTCCTGCAGGCTCTTTTCAAAAGACGCCTTACACTGCATGCCACACGCATACAACGCCATACACTTTATCTCATCCTCGGCATTCTCTTTT includes:
- a CDS encoding DUF2764 family protein; translation: MRAQYYYFVAGLPALSLDDTKSQITTGQFAEQAETQLNAADFKLLRLLCLPDDADDLARVIYGKENDGRPIPEETQTSWKNYVTLMKARAAGTGEPLEKEYKAWPDFWHQIVLEAFSAEEMPGFQDFRHRLLAASHEHCGRHKNSFLKQWYSFNRDLQNILTALNGRRFEVDFTRWLVGSDELTEHLSQNKSADFGLGKTHELFEKIFRVWDQDNVVQRERGYDVLRWNWVEDFNFFNYFNIDRVLGYYAQLRILERWLLLEPEQGKQTFDSVMDTLGKSFSFPEVFKLKSKFKKIENIEG
- a CDS encoding V-type ATP synthase subunit A, which translates into the protein MTKGTVKGIISNMVQVEVDGPVFQNEICYIDLKGTKLMAEVIKVSGNIASTQVFESTRGLRVGDPVEFTQRMLEVKLGPGMLSKNYDGLQDDLNKMRGLYLERGDYTDPLDEDSVWEFEPLVKAGDELIPGDWLGSVQENWIDHKIMVPFSLEGKFKVKSVAAKGSYKITDTIATVIDSEGQELALNMIQYWPVKLPIRSYKAKPRPFKMMETGIRTIDTLNPIAEGGTGFTPGPFGTGKTVLQHNISQNAEADLIIVAACGERANEVVELFTEFPELDDPRTGRKLMERTIIVCNTSNMPVAAREASVYTAMSIAEYYRGMGLKVLLLADSTSRWAQALREMSNRMEELPGPDAYPMDLPAIISNFYSRAGYVYLNNGTPGSITFIGAVSPAGGNLKEPVTESTKKAARCFYSLSQDRADSKRYPAVDPIDSYSKYLEYDEVREYLDENIAPGWVDSVTKAKDILLRGKEAKDQINILGDDGVPLDYHSRFWKSELLDRIILVQDGFDVVDKSSPMKRQAYMLNFVLDLCNTEFSFDNFEELQPYYNRLINALTQMNYQPFENEEFKAYEDQINKIVEERRVN
- a CDS encoding V-type ATP synthase subunit B, which produces MSTMAFQKIYTKLTQITKATCAVKATNVGYEELATVGGRLAQVVKIMGDTVTLQIFSGTEGIGTDAEVVFFGRPPSLRVSEQLAGRFFNAYGEPIDGGPQIEGKEVEIGGPSVNPVRREDPSELIATGIAGIDLNNTLVTGQKIPFFADPDQPYNQVMATVALRAKADKIILGGMGLSNDDYLYYKNTFENAGVIDKIISFVNTTDDPPVERLLVPDMALTAAEYFAIEKNEAVLVLLTDLTLYCDALSIVSNRMDEIPSKDSMPGSLYSDLAKIYEKAVQFPEGGSITIIAVTTISGGDITHAIPDNTGYITEGQLYLRRDTDIGKVIIDPARSLSRLKTKVMGKRTREDHPHVMSASVRLNADASNARTKMENGFDLSDYDQRAIDFAREYAEQILAIDVNIDTDQMLDTTWALFHKYFTPEEVAIRDELMQLYWKEA
- a CDS encoding V-type ATP synthase subunit D; translated protein: MSFKFQYNKISQLQMEKQLQIREKALPTLKNKESALRMEVKRARDKARELETRLDEESRQLDEFMKLWAEFDPSLLSIRDVTIHTQKIAGVQVPVLGEIDFELQEYDLFQAPTWFLDGMELVKALATLKIERDFFLRKMNILEQVRKKTTQKVNLYEKVQIPAYEEAILKIKRFLEDEENLSKAAQKILKGRVEEEALA
- a CDS encoding V-type ATP synthase subunit K gives rise to the protein MPYILLQAGTDAVKALGGGSPAYILAWLGIFLMVALSGVGSAWGTVIGGSATVAAMKKRDDIFANSMILSALPGTQGLYGFGAFFILKDHITPEITMLTAAAIFGAGLISGVTNLISAYFQARIVANGIESMGNGNNVFTNTLILGVYPELYAIIAFAACFLISGML
- a CDS encoding DUF4190 domain-containing protein yields the protein MTNQPHNQQGSGFSYSQGPPQWVPEPHRGMMILIFGIVGLFSCAVFSILAWVFGNQDLKKMDEGLMDPAGRENTKAGRILGIVGVIMNVLVVLPSIIYFVFVLGMTFGGQVPDIYDF
- a CDS encoding DUF2752 domain-containing protein, producing the protein MRLRVEKSSARFPGGSLPILLYAAFLAGYLYLHLLLEGSLQLCCFKALTGYNCPSCGISRAFFTLFSGRPLQALKYNPFMLLFSLGVLFQFFLQALFKRRLTLHATRIQRHTLYLILGILFLLNWLYLLIFLP